The following are from one region of the Streptomyces tuirus genome:
- a CDS encoding dipeptidase → MSSNPVAETVASLMPRAKEELTELVAFQSVADFDQFPRSESEGAARWVADALAAEGFQDVALLDTPDGTQSVYGFLPGPQGAKTVLLYAHYDVQPPLDEAAWTTPPFELTERDGRWYGRGAADCKGGLIMHLLALRALKANGGVPVHVKVIAEGSEEMGTGGLERYAEEHPELLAADTIVIGDAGNFRVGLPTVTSTLRGMTLLRVQVDTLAGNLHSGQFGGAAPDALAALIRMLDSLRAEDGSTTVEGLSGEAGWEGLQYEEEQFRRDAKVLDGVELIGSGTVADRIWARPAVTVIGIDCPPVVGATPSVQASARALISLRVPPGVDAGAATKLLQAHLEAHTPWGARVSMEQIGQGQPFRADTTSPAYQAMAAAMAVAYPGQEMQYAGQGGSIPLCNTLAALYPRAEILLIGLSEPEAQIHAVNESVSPEELERLSVAEALFLRTYAAS, encoded by the coding sequence ATGTCGTCGAATCCGGTCGCCGAGACCGTCGCCTCACTGATGCCCAGGGCGAAGGAGGAGCTCACCGAACTGGTGGCCTTCCAGTCGGTGGCGGACTTCGACCAGTTCCCCCGGAGTGAGAGCGAGGGCGCCGCCCGCTGGGTCGCGGACGCGCTCGCCGCCGAGGGTTTCCAGGACGTGGCCCTGCTCGACACCCCCGACGGCACACAGTCGGTCTACGGCTTCCTGCCCGGCCCGCAGGGCGCGAAGACCGTCCTGCTCTACGCCCACTACGACGTGCAGCCGCCGCTGGACGAGGCCGCCTGGACGACCCCGCCGTTCGAGCTGACCGAGCGCGACGGCCGCTGGTACGGGCGCGGGGCCGCCGACTGCAAGGGCGGCCTCATCATGCATCTGCTGGCGCTGCGCGCGCTCAAGGCGAACGGCGGCGTGCCCGTCCATGTGAAGGTGATCGCCGAGGGCTCCGAGGAGATGGGCACGGGCGGTCTGGAGCGGTACGCCGAGGAGCACCCCGAACTGCTGGCGGCCGACACGATCGTGATCGGCGACGCGGGCAACTTCCGGGTGGGTCTGCCGACCGTCACCTCCACCCTGCGCGGCATGACCCTGCTGCGGGTCCAGGTCGACACGCTCGCGGGCAACCTCCACTCGGGCCAGTTCGGCGGTGCCGCTCCCGACGCGCTCGCCGCGCTGATCCGCATGCTGGACTCGCTGCGTGCCGAGGACGGCTCGACGACCGTCGAGGGGCTCTCCGGTGAGGCGGGCTGGGAAGGGCTCCAGTACGAGGAGGAGCAGTTCCGCCGGGACGCCAAGGTGCTGGACGGCGTCGAGCTGATCGGCTCCGGGACGGTCGCCGACCGTATCTGGGCGCGGCCGGCCGTCACGGTCATCGGCATCGACTGCCCGCCGGTGGTCGGGGCCACCCCGTCCGTGCAGGCGAGCGCCCGTGCGCTGATCAGCCTGCGGGTGCCGCCGGGGGTGGACGCGGGCGCGGCGACCAAGCTGCTCCAGGCGCACCTGGAGGCGCACACGCCGTGGGGTGCCCGGGTGAGCATGGAGCAGATAGGCCAGGGCCAGCCGTTCCGCGCCGACACCACCAGCCCGGCCTACCAGGCCATGGCGGCCGCGATGGCGGTCGCCTACCCGGGGCAGGAGATGCAGTACGCGGGGCAGGGCGGCTCGATCCCGCTGTGCAACACGCTGGCCGCGCTCTATCCGCGTGCGGAGATCCTGCTCATCGGGCTGAGTGAGCCGGAGGCCCAGATCCACGCGGTGAACGAGAGCGTGTCGCCCGAGGAGCTGGAGCGGCTGTCGGTGGCGGAGGCGCTGTTCCTGCGCACCTACGCGGCGAGCTGA
- a CDS encoding NUDIX hydrolase, producing the protein MTVVWINGAFGAGKTTTARELIELIPNSTLFDPEVIGGTLAHLLPPKRLAEVGDFQDLPIWRRLVIDTAAAMLAELGGTLVVPMTLLRQEYRDEIFGGLAARRIPVNHILLAPAETILRERIAGREVPRDLPDGDMRIRQWSFDHIEPYRAALASWLTADAHPVDTSDLTPYETAVRIAEAVTGGAVPVCDIVQTPEPTAETVAAGVLLFDEQDRVLLVDPTYKAGWEFPGGVVEPGEAPARAGIREVAEETGISLDEVPSLLVVDWERPAPPGFGGLRLLFDGGLLHSAEAGKVLLPGPELRAWRFVTEEEAAGLLPPVRYQRLRWALRARERGAALYLEAGVPVG; encoded by the coding sequence GTGACCGTCGTCTGGATCAACGGCGCGTTCGGTGCGGGGAAGACCACCACCGCACGGGAACTGATCGAACTGATCCCCAACAGCACGCTCTTCGACCCGGAGGTCATCGGCGGCACGCTCGCCCACCTGCTGCCACCGAAACGCCTCGCCGAGGTCGGCGACTTCCAGGACCTGCCGATCTGGCGACGGCTCGTGATCGACACGGCGGCCGCGATGCTCGCCGAGCTCGGCGGGACCCTCGTCGTCCCCATGACCCTGCTGCGCCAGGAGTACCGCGACGAGATCTTCGGCGGCCTGGCCGCGCGCAGGATCCCGGTCAACCACATCCTGCTCGCACCGGCCGAAACGATACTGCGGGAGCGCATAGCCGGCCGTGAGGTCCCGCGCGACCTTCCCGACGGCGACATGCGAATACGCCAGTGGTCCTTCGACCACATCGAGCCCTACCGGGCCGCGCTCGCCTCCTGGCTCACCGCCGACGCCCATCCCGTCGACACCAGCGACCTCACGCCGTACGAGACGGCCGTCAGGATCGCCGAGGCCGTCACCGGCGGTGCCGTGCCCGTCTGCGACATCGTGCAGACGCCCGAACCCACCGCCGAGACCGTCGCCGCCGGAGTGCTCCTCTTCGACGAGCAGGACCGGGTGCTGCTCGTCGACCCCACGTACAAGGCCGGCTGGGAGTTCCCCGGCGGAGTCGTCGAACCCGGTGAGGCGCCCGCCCGCGCCGGTATCCGCGAGGTCGCCGAGGAGACCGGCATCAGCCTCGACGAGGTGCCGAGCCTGCTCGTCGTCGACTGGGAGCGCCCCGCACCCCCCGGATTCGGCGGCCTACGGCTCCTCTTCGACGGCGGACTGCTGCACTCCGCCGAGGCGGGCAAGGTGCTGCTGCCCGGCCCGGAGCTGCGCGCCTGGCGGTTCGTCACCGAGGAGGAGGCAGCCGGCCTGCTGCCCCCGGTGCGCTACCAGCGGCTGCGCTGGGCCCTGCGGGCACGCGAGCGCGGAGCGGCGCTCTATCTGGAGGCCGGGGTGCCGGTCGGCTGA
- a CDS encoding ATP-binding cassette domain-containing protein has protein sequence MSKATTTDSQSPGPHVADSHDVIRVHGARENNLRDVSIEIPKRRLTVFTGVSGSGKSSLVFDTIAAESQRLINETYSAFLQGFMPNLARPEVDVLDGLTTAIAVDQQRMGSDPRSTVGTATDANAMLRILFSRLGTPHIGPPGAFSFNTASVSASGGFTVDRGADKTRTEKVSFSRTGGMCTHCEGRGTVSDIDLTQLYDDSKSLSEDPFTIPTYTGDGWVVRVIAESGFFDKEKPIREYTKKERHDFLYREPVKVKINGVNLTYEGLIPKLQKSFLSKDRESMQPHIRAFVDRAVTFTRCPDCDGTRLSELARSSKIGEMNIADACAMEIRDLAEWVRGLDEPSVAPLLTKLRHTLDSFVEIGLGYLSLDRASGTLSGGEAQRTKMIRHLGSSLTDVTYVFDEPSIGLHPHDIQRMNNLLLRLRDKGNTVLVVEHKPETIAIADHVVDLGPGAGTAGGTVCFEGTLEGLRGSGTVTGRHLDDRAKIKATVREPTGALEIRGASANNLQGVDVDIPLGVLTVITGVAGSGKSSLVHGSIPAEEGVVAIDQTPIRGSRRSNPATYTGLADPIRKAFAKANGVKPALFSANSEGACPTCNGAGVIYTDLAIMQSVATPCEECEGRRFEASVLEYRLGGRDISEVLAMPVAEAEEFFGSGEARTPAAHKILSRLADVGLGYLTLGQPLTTLSGGERQRLKLATHMGDKGGVYVLDEPTTGLHLADVEQLLGLLDRLVDSGKSVIVIEHHQAVMAHADWIIDLGPGAGHDGGRIVFEGTPADLVEARSTLTGEHLAAYVGA, from the coding sequence ATGAGCAAGGCCACGACGACGGACAGCCAGTCGCCCGGGCCGCACGTCGCCGACAGCCATGACGTGATCCGCGTGCACGGCGCGCGCGAGAACAACCTCAGGGACGTCAGCATCGAGATCCCCAAGCGCCGGCTCACGGTGTTCACCGGCGTCTCCGGCTCGGGCAAGAGCTCGCTGGTGTTCGACACGATCGCGGCCGAGTCGCAGCGGCTGATCAACGAGACCTACAGCGCCTTCCTGCAAGGGTTCATGCCGAACCTGGCCCGGCCCGAGGTCGACGTGCTGGACGGGCTGACCACCGCGATCGCCGTCGACCAGCAGCGCATGGGATCCGACCCCCGCTCCACCGTCGGCACCGCGACCGACGCCAACGCGATGCTGCGGATCCTCTTCAGCCGGCTCGGCACGCCCCACATCGGCCCGCCCGGCGCCTTCTCCTTCAACACGGCCTCGGTCTCGGCGAGCGGCGGGTTCACCGTGGACCGCGGTGCCGACAAGACCAGGACCGAGAAGGTGTCCTTCAGCCGCACCGGCGGCATGTGCACGCACTGCGAGGGCCGGGGCACGGTCTCCGACATCGACCTCACCCAGCTCTACGACGACTCCAAGTCGCTGTCCGAGGACCCGTTCACCATCCCCACCTACACCGGGGACGGCTGGGTGGTGCGGGTCATCGCCGAGTCGGGCTTCTTCGACAAGGAGAAGCCGATCCGGGAGTACACCAAGAAGGAGCGGCACGACTTCCTGTACCGCGAGCCGGTCAAGGTGAAGATCAACGGGGTCAACCTCACCTACGAGGGGCTGATCCCGAAGCTCCAGAAGAGCTTCCTCTCCAAGGACCGCGAGTCGATGCAGCCGCACATCCGGGCCTTCGTGGACCGGGCGGTCACCTTCACCCGGTGCCCCGACTGCGACGGCACCCGGCTCAGCGAGCTCGCCCGCTCCTCGAAGATCGGCGAGATGAACATCGCCGACGCCTGCGCGATGGAGATCCGGGACCTGGCGGAGTGGGTCCGGGGACTCGACGAGCCGTCGGTGGCGCCGCTGCTCACCAAGCTCCGGCACACCCTCGACTCGTTCGTGGAGATCGGCCTCGGCTACCTCTCCCTCGACCGGGCGTCGGGCACGCTCTCCGGCGGCGAGGCCCAGCGCACCAAGATGATCCGCCACCTCGGCTCCTCGCTCACGGACGTCACCTACGTCTTCGACGAGCCGTCCATCGGCCTCCACCCCCATGACATCCAGCGGATGAACAACCTGCTGCTGCGCCTGCGCGACAAGGGCAACACCGTGCTGGTCGTGGAACACAAGCCCGAGACGATCGCCATCGCGGACCACGTCGTGGACCTCGGCCCCGGCGCAGGCACGGCGGGCGGCACCGTCTGCTTCGAGGGCACCCTGGAGGGGCTGCGGGGCAGCGGCACCGTCACCGGCCGGCACCTCGACGACCGCGCCAAGATCAAGGCGACGGTCCGCGAGCCCACCGGTGCGCTGGAGATCCGGGGCGCCTCGGCGAACAACCTCCAGGGCGTCGACGTCGACATCCCGCTCGGCGTTCTCACCGTCATCACCGGCGTCGCGGGTTCCGGCAAGAGCTCGCTGGTGCACGGCTCGATCCCCGCCGAGGAGGGCGTGGTCGCGATCGACCAGACCCCGATCCGCGGCTCCCGGCGCAGCAACCCGGCGACCTACACCGGTCTGGCCGACCCGATCCGCAAGGCCTTCGCCAAGGCCAACGGGGTCAAGCCGGCACTGTTCAGCGCCAACTCCGAGGGCGCCTGCCCCACGTGCAACGGCGCCGGAGTCATCTACACCGATCTGGCGATCATGCAGAGCGTGGCCACCCCCTGCGAGGAGTGCGAGGGCAGGCGGTTCGAGGCGTCGGTGCTGGAGTACCGCCTCGGCGGCCGCGACATCAGCGAGGTGCTGGCGATGCCGGTGGCCGAGGCCGAGGAGTTCTTCGGCAGCGGCGAGGCCCGCACCCCGGCGGCGCACAAGATCCTCTCGCGGCTCGCGGACGTCGGACTCGGCTACCTCACCCTCGGACAGCCGCTCACCACGCTGTCCGGCGGCGAGAGGCAGCGCCTCAAACTGGCCACGCACATGGGCGACAAGGGCGGCGTCTACGTCCTCGACGAGCCGACCACCGGACTGCACCTGGCGGACGTGGAACAGCTGCTCGGCCTGCTCGACCGGCTCGTCGACTCCGGCAAGTCCGTCATCGTGATCGAGCACCACCAGGCGGTCATGGCCCACGCCGACTGGATCATCGACCTCGGCCCCGGCGCGGGTCACGACGGCGGCCGTATCGTCTTCGAGGGCACCCCGGCCGATCTCGTCGAGGCCCGCTCCACCCTGACCGGCGAGCACCTGGCGGCCTACGTGGGCGCCTGA
- a CDS encoding VOC family protein has translation MDLSIHASFLPHDDPDAALAFYRDTLGFEVRNDVGYEGMRWITVGPVGQPGTNIVLHPPAADPGITEDERRTIAEMMAKGTYASIVLATSDVDGTFERVQAGDAEVVQEPVDQPYGVRDCAFRDPAGNMVRIQQLKAS, from the coding sequence ATGGACCTCTCGATTCACGCCAGCTTCCTCCCGCACGACGACCCGGACGCCGCCCTGGCGTTCTACCGCGACACCCTCGGCTTCGAAGTCAGAAACGACGTCGGATACGAGGGCATGCGCTGGATCACCGTCGGCCCCGTCGGCCAGCCCGGCACGAACATCGTGCTGCACCCGCCGGCCGCCGACCCCGGCATCACCGAGGACGAGCGCCGCACCATCGCCGAGATGATGGCCAAGGGCACCTACGCCAGCATCGTCCTGGCGACGAGCGACGTCGACGGTACCTTCGAGCGGGTGCAGGCGGGCGACGCCGAGGTGGTCCAGGAGCCGGTGGACCAGCCCTACGGCGTCCGCGACTGCGCCTTCCGCGACCCCGCGGGCAACATGGTCCGCATCCAGCAGCTCAAGGCGTCGTAA
- a CDS encoding helix-turn-helix transcriptional regulator, which translates to MCVRCGTIALVSSRPASAQHLRDLARLRRVKDRIDREYAKPLDVEALARGVHMSAGHLSRAFRQAYGESPYSYLMTRRIERAMALLRRGDLSVTEVCFEVGCASLGTFSTRFTELVGMPPSAYRREAARATAGIPSCVSKQVTRPVRNREAPAASRN; encoded by the coding sequence ATGTGCGTGCGGTGTGGCACGATCGCGCTTGTGAGCAGCAGACCCGCCTCGGCACAGCACCTGCGTGACCTCGCCCGGCTGCGCCGCGTCAAGGACCGGATCGACCGGGAGTACGCGAAGCCTCTGGACGTCGAGGCGCTCGCCCGGGGCGTGCACATGTCGGCCGGGCACCTCAGCCGCGCGTTCCGGCAGGCGTACGGCGAGTCTCCGTACAGCTACCTCATGACGCGGCGCATCGAGCGCGCGATGGCGCTGCTGCGCCGGGGCGACCTCAGTGTCACCGAGGTGTGCTTCGAGGTCGGCTGCGCGTCGCTAGGCACCTTCAGCACCCGCTTCACCGAGCTGGTGGGCATGCCGCCGAGCGCCTACCGGCGGGAGGCGGCGCGCGCGACGGCCGGCATTCCGTCGTGCGTGTCGAAGCAGGTCACCAGACCGGTCAGGAATCGAGAAGCGCCCGCCGCGAGCCGAAACTAG
- a CDS encoding ROK family protein has protein sequence MHTDLVAALDIGGTKIAGALVDGHGRILVRAQRPTPAREDGDTVMRAVEEVLGELTASPLWGRAAAVGIGSAGPVDASAGTVSPVNVPGWRDYPLVARVRAAAGNLPVELIGDGVAITAAEHWQGAARGHDNALCMVVSTGVGGGLVLGGRLHPGPTGNAGHIGHISVDLDGDLCPCGSHGCVERIASGPNIARRALENGWLPGPDGDTSAAAVAAAARSGDPVAVASFERAAQALAAGIAATATLVEIDVAVVGGGVGKAGDVLFAPLRKALSTYATLSFVRHLTVAPAQMGTDAGLVGAAAAALANRTDAAAAGV, from the coding sequence ATGCACACCGACCTCGTGGCCGCGCTCGACATCGGCGGCACCAAGATCGCCGGCGCCCTGGTGGACGGCCACGGCCGGATCCTCGTCCGCGCCCAGCGGCCGACGCCCGCCCGGGAGGACGGCGACACCGTGATGCGGGCCGTGGAGGAGGTGCTCGGCGAGCTCACCGCGTCGCCGCTGTGGGGTCGTGCCGCGGCCGTGGGGATCGGCAGTGCCGGGCCCGTGGACGCCTCGGCGGGCACGGTGAGCCCGGTCAACGTGCCCGGCTGGCGCGACTACCCGCTGGTCGCCCGGGTCCGGGCCGCCGCCGGGAACCTGCCCGTCGAGCTGATCGGGGACGGCGTGGCGATCACGGCGGCCGAGCACTGGCAGGGCGCCGCCCGCGGCCATGACAACGCGCTGTGCATGGTCGTCTCGACCGGCGTCGGCGGCGGTCTGGTGCTCGGCGGCCGCCTGCACCCCGGGCCCACCGGCAACGCGGGCCACATCGGTCACATCAGCGTGGACCTCGACGGCGATCTGTGCCCGTGCGGTTCGCACGGCTGCGTGGAGCGCATCGCGAGCGGCCCCAACATCGCCCGGCGCGCGCTGGAGAACGGCTGGCTGCCCGGCCCCGACGGCGACACCTCCGCCGCCGCGGTGGCCGCCGCCGCCCGGTCCGGCGACCCGGTGGCCGTCGCCTCCTTCGAGCGGGCCGCCCAGGCCCTGGCCGCCGGGATCGCCGCCACCGCGACCCTCGTGGAGATCGACGTCGCGGTGGTCGGCGGGGGAGTGGGCAAGGCGGGCGACGTGCTGTTCGCCCCCCTGCGCAAGGCCCTGAGCACCTACGCGACGCTGTCCTTCGTCCGGCACCTGACCGTGGCGCCGGCCCAGATGGGCACCGACGCCGGGCTGGTGGGCGCGGCGGCGGCAGCGCTGGCGAACCGGACGGACGCGGCGGCGGCCGGGGTGTGA
- a CDS encoding LacI family DNA-binding transcriptional regulator, whose product MDDRTGHRTVPQSPLRSAARYGTRPTMKDVAARAGVGLKTVSRVVNGEPGVTPETERRVQEAIDALGFRRNDSARVLRKGRTASIGLVLEDLADPFYGPLSRSVEEVARAHGALLINGSSAEDPEREQELVLALCARRVDGLVVIPAGDDHRYLEPELKAGVATVFVDRPAGHIDADVVLSDNFGGARDGVAHLIAHGHRRIGFIGDMPRIHTAAERLRGYRAAMEDAGIPVAGSWMSLGVTGPERVRRAAEEMLAGPDPVTAIFAGNNRVTVTVIRVLAEQARRVALVGFDDIELADLLQPGVTVVAQDASDIGRTAAERLFRQLDGTLVTPERIELPTRLITRGSGEIPPAD is encoded by the coding sequence GTGGACGACAGGACAGGACACCGCACCGTGCCCCAGAGCCCCCTCCGATCGGCAGCGCGCTACGGCACCCGGCCGACCATGAAGGACGTAGCGGCACGCGCCGGAGTCGGCCTCAAGACGGTCTCCCGTGTCGTGAACGGGGAGCCGGGGGTCACCCCGGAGACGGAGCGGCGGGTCCAGGAGGCGATCGACGCCCTCGGCTTCCGCCGCAACGACAGCGCGCGGGTGCTGCGCAAGGGCCGCACGGCGAGCATCGGCCTGGTCCTGGAGGACCTCGCCGACCCGTTCTACGGCCCCCTGAGCCGGTCGGTCGAGGAGGTGGCCCGCGCACACGGCGCCCTGCTGATCAACGGCTCCAGCGCGGAGGACCCCGAGCGCGAGCAGGAACTGGTGCTGGCCCTGTGCGCGCGGCGGGTGGACGGGCTGGTGGTGATCCCGGCCGGGGACGACCACCGGTACCTGGAGCCCGAGCTCAAGGCGGGTGTCGCCACGGTGTTCGTGGACCGGCCGGCCGGGCACATCGACGCCGACGTGGTCCTGTCGGACAACTTCGGCGGCGCCCGCGACGGCGTCGCCCACCTCATCGCCCACGGGCACCGCCGGATCGGCTTCATCGGCGACATGCCCCGCATCCACACCGCCGCCGAGCGGCTGCGCGGTTACCGGGCGGCGATGGAGGACGCGGGCATACCGGTGGCGGGCTCCTGGATGTCTCTCGGCGTCACCGGCCCCGAGCGGGTGCGCAGGGCCGCCGAGGAGATGCTGGCCGGCCCGGACCCGGTCACGGCGATCTTCGCGGGCAACAACCGCGTGACGGTCACCGTGATCCGGGTGCTCGCCGAGCAGGCCCGCCGTGTCGCCCTGGTCGGCTTCGACGACATCGAGCTCGCCGATCTGCTCCAGCCGGGCGTCACGGTCGTCGCCCAGGACGCCTCGGACATCGGCCGCACCGCGGCGGAACGTCTCTTCCGGCAGCTGGACGGCACCCTGGTCACCCCCGAGCGCATCGAGCTGCCGACCCGCCTGATCACCCGCGGCTCGGGCGAGATCCCGCCGGCGGACTGA